A region of the Planctomycetia bacterium genome:
GACTGGAGACGAAGAAACGCTGACTGCCTGGGATTTGTCTGGAAAAAAAGTCTGGGAGGCAATAAATCCACGTGCGCCTTTCAAAAGCCAGTTTGGAGTTGGCCCGCGAGCCACGCCAAGCTACTCGGATGGAATGATTTACAGCCTGGGTGTGACAGGAATTCTGTTTTGTCGCGATGCCGCCACCGGTAAGGAAATCTGGCAGAAAAATCTGCTGAGCGAGTTTAAAGCAAAGAATCTCTATTTCGGCGTTTCTAGCTCGCCTCTGGTAGATGAAAAAAATGTCTATGTGATGCCTGGCGGAGAACTGGGGAGTATTGTTGCATTCAATAAGAAGACTGGCGAACTGCTGTGGAAGTCGGGAACGGATCGTGCCAGTTATTCTTCCCCGACCATTACCAGAATGGATGGGAAAAATCTTCTGCTGTTTCAAACTGAACGTGGAGTTGTTGGGCTTGATCCTGCAACCGGGAAGGAACAATTCAGAATTCCACTGAAAGACCTGTTAAATGAAAGTTCAACAACCCCAGTGCGTGTGGGCGATCTGATTTTCGCTAGCTCGGTGACATTCGGAAGTATCGGCATCAAGTTGACCTCCACCGAGCCTTATGCAAGTCAGGCCTGGAAAAACAGTCAACTCACCTGTTATTTCGGCACTCCAGTAGAATTTGATGGCAGTCTGTATGCGGTAACAGGACAGATAATTAACCCTGCAGCGACTCTCCACTGCATTGATCCGAAGACAGGTCAATCACTCTGGAGCAAAAAGGGAGTAGGTACTTACCATGCCACCCTGTTGCGAACCAAGGATAAGCTCCTGATGATGGAAGAAAAAGGCGATCTGGTTATGCTGCAGCCATCGCAAAAAAGTTATGAAGAATTGGCGCGTTCACCACTGTGTCGTATGACTTGGGCGCATCCTGCCTATGCACAGGGAATACTATTCATTCGTGATAGCAGGGAATTAAAAGCGGTAAAGCTGAAGTAAAATCCAGTTATTGCAATGGAGGCGGTGTTGAACTCGGTGGGGCGGGCAATGGTCTAGCCTCTGTTCCACCTGGTTGAGGTGAAGTACCTGTTGGTACTCCCGATAATCCGGGATTTGGTTGTAGATCAGGTGCAGGCAAACTGCTAAGGGGTGGAGGTGTACTGGCGCCGGGGATATAGGGTGTCGGCCCCGATGGCGCTGTGTTGCCTGGAGGAGGCGCTACCACAGGTCCACCTGGTCCAGTACCAGGTGCCAAGGGTACCAGTGGAGGCGGAGATGCAACAGGGCCGCCAGCAACACCAGGCCCTGTAGGATTCGGATCGCACACTCCACCAAAGGCGCCAATACCAGCTGAAGCAGGAGGCTTGGCAGGCCAGAAGTGATCAAGAAAATCGGCACATGGAGAGGTACTGCAGCCAGTTACCAGGACTGTTGGCAGGAGCAGGTGTCGAAGTTTCATATCAGATCCTGTCTGTACTTACCAGGAAACAGCAACGGTAAACTGAAATACCTGAGTGACATCGGTATCCTTCTTCATCAGCGGGAAACCGAAGTCCAGTGCGATTGGTGCCGGGCTCAGCATGGGAACATTGATTCTCAATCCAGCACCGACGCTGAGACGGAAATCGCGAAGGGAAACTTCGCTTTCTACCGTTCCAAAATCACAGAAGGCAACAGCCATCAGGTTGTCACGGGCATCGAGTGGAATTTGATATTCGACGTTGCCTACCATGTTGAAGGTTCCACCGACCTTATAACCATTGACTGAAGGTCCTGCACCGCGGAAGGCAAAGCCTCGCAGATTACGGGCACCGCCCAGGAACCAGCGTTCATACACCGGTGTATCTTCGCCGCTGAATCCCAGAATACCGTGGAATACCAGTACATGTCGACCGCTTCCATCAGGTCTCTGATAAACAGTGAAGTACTGTGAATCTTCAACAGTGGCGATGGGGAAGCTATAGCTGCCAAAAGCCTGTTCGAAGCCAATTTCAAATTTATTGCCTTCGGTTGCTCTCAAGAATGAGTCTCGTGTATCGCGAATAAAACTGATTCGCGGCGCAAAGAGTGAATTGACGCCTTCCACCGAGGTGTAATCAACGGGTGCATTGATCGCTACATTGCTGACATCAATATTCTCAGCCCGGAACCCGACATTGAAAAACCAGGCATCATCGAGACGCTTGCCGATTCCAATACGTCCGCCGAGTCGTTGTTCGTGATACTCTGAGTAGAAGCGGTTAAAGAAGTAACCTCCCAGATTGAGGCTATAATCGGAGTTGAACAAAGAAGGTTCAGTCCAACTGACACTGTAATTACTGAACTGGTTACCGGGCTGAGCACGAATGGAGAATGACTGTCCACCACCCCGGAATGCACGTCCGCTGCTGAAATCATCCCAACTGGTGGGGAACCGCAGGATATCAAAGTTGCGTTCATTCAGTGCAAACTGAAGGTTGACACCTGCATCCGACCCGACTGCTGCTCCCACATTCAATGAACCGGTTCGATCTTCTTCAACCTGTACGATGGCATTCTTGAATGCTGAGGGGCTGTCAGGATCTTCCAGGTAAATGCGAGGCCCGCCATTCATCATGTTGAAGATACCCAGTCGAGCCAGATTGCGTTCACTTTCACGTATCCGGGTAGCATCAAGGATTTGTCCGGGCACAATACGCAACTCTTTTCGGATCACATCATCGCGTGTCACCGTGTTGCCGACAATCTTTGCCTCGGCGAGGTAAGTAACGCCCGGGCTTTCGTCGACCTTGTAAACCACCGTCATCACTCCAGGTTCAGTTGAGTAATTGAACTCTGGTGCAATCTTGGTTCCATAGTAGCCTCGCTTGCCATATTCATCCTGCATGCGGATGAGGCCAGCCTGCATTTCTTTCATCGTGTAAGTCTGTCCCGTTTTCAATTGATTGTGTGCAAGCAGGATTTCGTTATCGATCTTCTGATTGCCTAGTACTTTTACATCCCTTACCAGATATTGTGGTCCTTCTTCAACCACGATGTTGATCTCGACACCTGACATGTCCTGCGTCCAGGTGACGTTCTTCCGGGCTTTTACATCGAAGTAGCCATAGGTTTTGTAATACTCGATGATCTTGCTGATATCCTGTTCCAATGACATGGGATTGTAATCGGAGCCGAACAACCCAAAAAGCAAATCACTGGTATCCATCTTGGAACCAATGCTTAAGCGAGCTGCGGATACAAATGTCGCGCCAACAATGTTCACTTTCTTGACGCGTACAACCGGTCCTTCCGTGATCTGGAAAACGACGCGAGTATCTTCCTGGCGACTGCCTTCGGCCAGATGTACCTCGGCGAACCAGCGGCCTTTGCTGTGGTAATGCTGTTCCAGCTTTTGACATGCGACCTTATTCAAGGCCACATTCATAGGGAAGCCTTTTTTCAAACCGGTATGCAATTCGAGATCATCCCGGCTGATGTGGCGTGCCCCCTGGTAGACAATTTCTTCAATGAGTGGCCGTTCAAGCACATGAAAAGTCAGAACTTTGCCCTCAGGTGTGTCAATCTCTTCTACACGTACTCCGCCGATGTATCTCCCTGTGGAATCCAGAGTTCGCACATCATTGCGCACTTTTTCAGCGATGTAGGGCTGTCCTTCACGACTGCTGATCTGATTTTTCAATTGATCTTCCACGAGTCGGCGATTGCCGACGAATCGAATCTTGGTAATGTTTTGCGATGGTGTTTGTTGTAAACCCAGTGTTTCCGTTGTTCGAGGTGCAGGGATTACCAGCGTAGGAGTTGGCGGAGCTTGAGGATTGATCATGCTTTGCAGGTCTTTAGCCTGCGAAGGCAATAAAGTCTGCAAGCCGCGCGGCGGTTCGGGTGGTTCCGGTGGCATCTGTGCCAGGGATTTGGTTATCCCGAAGAATGGAACAGCAAGCAGCAAGACAAGGGAAATACGCCAGGTATTTCGATTGTGATTCAGCGAGCTATGAATACAGACAGTGCTGCCCGGCATGCGTTGCTCCCGCGTCCGTGCGGATAAGTTGCGTCAGTTCGCATCGCGGGCTTTAGCGGAAGTTAGAAAAAGTGTCAAGACATGCTGCGAAACAGTTTGAACGGGCTAGAGCAAGTTGCTTAGATTATACGACTTGCCTGTATCAGCTAGATTCGCCAGTGGAAGGGGTATCTGCATCCTGGGCTACTCGCCTTTCTGCGTAAAGCAAGGGGAGTTGCCTTTCCAGCATCGCCCGGCGATCATCTCTGATGCGTTGGCGATGTCGGAAGCCAAATCGTCTGATTGAAATGATGTCCCACCCAGCCAGGAAAAAGAGCAGCATGAGAATGATAAGCAGCACGGCAACATAACGTAGAGATCGGTAAAGAAAAGCTTCTTGTTCCGCTGTCAGTTTTTGTCCGGTTCCCTTGATCTGCTCTCCAAGCGTCAACAGTTCATCAAGTCCCTGGGCAATTTGAAAGACATAAAGTCCAGCAATCATGGCAGCTAGGATGAGGAGCAGCACACAACCTGCAAGTCGCCGCCTGATACTCCATCGATGATAGGCGATGTCTGCAGTGCTTAATGACACTTCATTCTGCCTGAGCCAATGCCGGATGCGCAACTGACGGTAGCCAAGTCCCAGAGCTGAGACAGTGGTAATTGTGACTACAATCCAAGCAGCGTATTGCTCCATGTTCCAACCTACTTGGTGTTTTTCATCCAGAAGGCCAATACTTTTGCAACTTGCTCCAATGTATCGGCAGAGCAGTTTTCCGGGATGTCGGTCAGTTTATGCCAATGCGGGTAACTCAATAATCCCTCCCGTGCATTATCAGGCAGTACGGGAATGATATCGATGGCTGGGATGCCCACCCGGTGTAATTCGAGGTGATCATCAAGCACCGGCAAGCCACGCTGAGTGACGAAGACCTTGGCACCGTGTTCCTCTGCAATTTTCCAAATGCGCTCCGTCATTTGCGGTGCCTTCATCATGGATTCGCCTTCCATGAGGAATCTGGCATTTTTTCCAGCAACCATATCGAGCAGAATAGCTTCCTGATAGGCCCAGGGAGAATTGCCTGCTTTTACCTGCTTGGCGTATTCGTCCGCGAAAAAACGTGACCCCAGGAAATACTGATCACCACCTTGATCGGATGGCCGGTTATCGAGGATATATTCTTCACCATCAAAACAGACAAAATCGATGCCTAATGGTGCATCAAGGGCTTCCAGATGTCGTGCCATTTCCATCATGAAGGCAACCCCGGAAGCTCCATCGTTGGCTGCAAGAAAAGGTTTTCTCCAGTCTTTGCTGTCCTTTTCCTGGTCAGCCAGGGGGCGTGTATCGTAATGCGTGCAAATCAGCAATCGCACTTTGCGTTCCGGCTTCCACGATGCAATAAGGTTCGTCAGTTTGACGGGGATCAGAGTGCTGCGTTGTTTTGCCTCAAAATTTTGACGTTTAACCGTTAATCCATGATCCTGAAAGTGCTTTTCAATCAGGTCAACCATCTTGGCATGAGCACTGGTGCCACTGATTCGTGGCCCCAGATCGCAAATCGTCTGCAGATGCTTCATGGCCTGCTGGCCATCGAAGGGTACCAGTGGCTGAGGATAGGTTTTTGCAGAGACACTGGTGGTAGATGCTGAGGCAACAGGTTTTTGGAACATGAGATAAGCTCCACCTGCGCCTGCAGCGATGAGCAACACCAACCCCATCAGTACATCACGCTGACCCTTCGACATGAGCATTCCCTTTGGAAGGAGTCCTTTATTGTACTGAGCCATCAACCGCGATGAACCATGATGACTTAGTCGGGCCAAACACCCTGAAATATTTCGGAAGCGGGTCCGGTCATAAATACATGATTAC
Encoded here:
- a CDS encoding PQQ-like beta-propeller repeat protein, producing MSRFLVCLIFFVVTVNGYSQDWPQWLGPTRNGKIDDTIEPWRKPLEVAWTIPVGDGHSSPIVAQGMVFLHHKQGTGDEETLTAWDLSGKKVWEAINPRAPFKSQFGVGPRATPSYSDGMIYSLGVTGILFCRDAATGKEIWQKNLLSEFKAKNLYFGVSSSPLVDEKNVYVMPGGELGSIVAFNKKTGELLWKSGTDRASYSSPTITRMDGKNLLLFQTERGVVGLDPATGKEQFRIPLKDLLNESSTTPVRVGDLIFASSVTFGSIGIKLTSTEPYASQAWKNSQLTCYFGTPVEFDGSLYAVTGQIINPAATLHCIDPKTGQSLWSKKGVGTYHATLLRTKDKLLMMEEKGDLVMLQPSQKSYEELARSPLCRMTWAHPAYAQGILFIRDSRELKAVKLK
- the bamA gene encoding outer membrane protein assembly factor BamA, whose protein sequence is MPGSTVCIHSSLNHNRNTWRISLVLLLAVPFFGITKSLAQMPPEPPEPPRGLQTLLPSQAKDLQSMINPQAPPTPTLVIPAPRTTETLGLQQTPSQNITKIRFVGNRRLVEDQLKNQISSREGQPYIAEKVRNDVRTLDSTGRYIGGVRVEEIDTPEGKVLTFHVLERPLIEEIVYQGARHISRDDLELHTGLKKGFPMNVALNKVACQKLEQHYHSKGRWFAEVHLAEGSRQEDTRVVFQITEGPVVRVKKVNIVGATFVSAARLSIGSKMDTSDLLFGLFGSDYNPMSLEQDISKIIEYYKTYGYFDVKARKNVTWTQDMSGVEINIVVEEGPQYLVRDVKVLGNQKIDNEILLAHNQLKTGQTYTMKEMQAGLIRMQDEYGKRGYYGTKIAPEFNYSTEPGVMTVVYKVDESPGVTYLAEAKIVGNTVTRDDVIRKELRIVPGQILDATRIRESERNLARLGIFNMMNGGPRIYLEDPDSPSAFKNAIVQVEEDRTGSLNVGAAVGSDAGVNLQFALNERNFDILRFPTSWDDFSSGRAFRGGGQSFSIRAQPGNQFSNYSVSWTEPSLFNSDYSLNLGGYFFNRFYSEYHEQRLGGRIGIGKRLDDAWFFNVGFRAENIDVSNVAINAPVDYTSVEGVNSLFAPRISFIRDTRDSFLRATEGNKFEIGFEQAFGSYSFPIATVEDSQYFTVYQRPDGSGRHVLVFHGILGFSGEDTPVYERWFLGGARNLRGFAFRGAGPSVNGYKVGGTFNMVGNVEYQIPLDARDNLMAVAFCDFGTVESEVSLRDFRLSVGAGLRINVPMLSPAPIALDFGFPLMKKDTDVTQVFQFTVAVSW
- a CDS encoding M28 family peptidase, producing the protein MSKGQRDVLMGLVLLIAAGAGGAYLMFQKPVASASTTSVSAKTYPQPLVPFDGQQAMKHLQTICDLGPRISGTSAHAKMVDLIEKHFQDHGLTVKRQNFEAKQRSTLIPVKLTNLIASWKPERKVRLLICTHYDTRPLADQEKDSKDWRKPFLAANDGASGVAFMMEMARHLEALDAPLGIDFVCFDGEEYILDNRPSDQGGDQYFLGSRFFADEYAKQVKAGNSPWAYQEAILLDMVAGKNARFLMEGESMMKAPQMTERIWKIAEEHGAKVFVTQRGLPVLDDHLELHRVGIPAIDIIPVLPDNAREGLLSYPHWHKLTDIPENCSADTLEQVAKVLAFWMKNTK